Genomic window (Streptomyces sp. NBC_01431):
CGCCACGCTGATCGACCACCTGGTGCCGCCGATGGCCCGCGCCGACTCCTACGGCGACATCGCGCGCCTTGAGCAACTCCTGGACGAGCACGCCCAGATCGCGTCCATGGACCCGGCGAAGCTCCCCGCGATCCGCGCCCAGATCTGGACGCTGATCCAGGCCGCGAAGCTCGACCACGACCTGGGGCTCGAAGACCGCCCCGAGGACGAGGGCTTCGACGAGTTCATCATGCATCTCGACGGCTGGCTCTGCGAGATCAAGGACGTCCAGATCCGCGACGGTCTGCACGTGCTCGGCAACGCCCCGGCGGGCGCCGATCGCGTCAACCTGGTCCTCGCGATCCTGCGCGCCCGCCAGATCTGGGGCGGCACCACCGCCCTGCCCGGCCTGCGCGAGGCGCTCGGCCTGGACGAGTCGGCGGCCACCCGCACCATCGCCGACGAGGCCGAGGACAAGGCCCGCGCCCTGGTGCAGTTGATGGACGACGCCGACTGGGACCTCGCCGCGATCCCGGCCGATCAGCCCCAACAGGTCCGCGCCATCCTGGAGTTCGCGGCCCGCGAGGTCGTCCCGCGACTCGCCGCGACCACCGCCGAACTCGACCACGCCGTGCACGCCCTGAACGGCGGCTTCGTACCGGCGGGCCCTTCGGGCTCCCCCCTTCGCGGCCTGGTCAACGTCCTGCCGACCGGCCGCAACTTCTACTCCGTCGACCCCAAGGCCGTGCCCTCCAAGCTCGCCTGGGAGACCGGCCAGGCCCTCGCCGAATCGCTGGTCAACCGCTACCGCACCGACAACGGCGACTGGCCGACCTCGGTCGGGCTCTCCCTGTGGGGTACGAGCGCGATGCGCACGGCGGGCGACGACGTGGCCGAGGCGATGGCGCTGCTCGGCGTGCGCCCGGTCTGGGACGACGCCTCGCGCCGCGTCACCGGCCTGGAGGCCATCCCGTACGAGGAGCTCGGCCGCCCGCGCATCGACGTGACCTTGCGCATCTCGGGCTTCTTCCGCGACGCCTTCCCGCACACCATCGGCCTGCTCGACGACGCCGTACGCCTGGCGGCCTCCCTGGACGAGCCCGCCGAGCACAACCACGTACGCGCCCACACCCAGGCCGACCTGGCCGAGCACGGCGACGAACGCCGGGCCACCACCCGCATCTTCGGATCGCGCCCCGGCACCTACGGTGCGGGCCTGCTCCAGCTCATCGACTCCCGCGACTGGCGCACCGACGCCGATCTCGCCGAGGTCTACACGGTGTGGGGCGGTTACGCCTACGGCCGCGAACTGGACGGGCGCCCGGCCCGGGACGAGATGGAGACGGCGTACAAGCGGATCGCGGTCGCGGCGAAGAACACCGACACCCGCGAGCACGACATCGCCGACTCGGACGACTACTTCCAGTACCACGGCGGCATGGTGGCGACCGTCCGCGCCCTGCGCGGGACCGCCCCCGAGGCCTACATCGGCGACTCGACGCGCCCGGAGACGGTCAAGACGCGCACCCTGGTCGAGGAGACCAGCCGGGTCTTCCGGGCCCGGGTCGTCAACCCCAAGTGGATCGAGGCGATGCGCCGCCACGGCTACAAGGGGGCCTTCGAACTCGCCGCCACCGTGGACTACTTGTTCGGCTACGACGCCACGACCGGCGTGGTCGCCGACTGGATGTACGACAAGCTCACCGAGACGTACGTCCTGGACCCGGCCAACCGCGAGTTCCTCCAGGACGCCAACCCCTGGGCCTTGCACGGCATCGCGGAGCGCCTCCTGGAGGCCGAGTCGCGCGGCATGTGGGCCAAGCCCGACCCGGCGGTCCTCGAAGCACTGCGCCAGGTGTACCTGGAGACCGAGGGCGACCTGGAGGAGGGCCAGGGCTGAGGCCGCCCGGCCGTTCAGCCCTGGGTGCCGAAGTCCTGCGTCCACCAGGGGCCGCCGGACCCGTAGTGCACACCGACGCCGACCTCCTTGAACGCGCAGTTCAGGATGTTGGCGCGGTGGCCGGGGCTGTGCATCCAGGAGTCCATCACCGACGCCGCGTCCTGCTGGCCGCGGGCGATGTTCTCGCCGTACGAGCTCCACTGGTACCCGGCGGCGGTGATGCGGTCGCCGGGGCCGGCGCCGCTCGGGTCGGTGTGGTCGAAGAAGTTCTGCGCGGCCATCGCCTCGGAGTGCTTCAGCGCCGCCGAGTACAGCTTGGGGTTGCTGGTGAGGGCGGAGCAA
Coding sequences:
- the cobN gene encoding cobaltochelatase subunit CobN → MLHTSGEPAEDPRPILLLSTSDTDLLSARAANGPVGYRFANPSRLALDELPALLDGAGLVVVRLLGGVRAWQEGLDALAESGLPVVVLTGEQAPDAQLMAASTVPVGIAAEAHAYLAHGGPANLDQLARFLSDTVLLTGHGFEPPAPAPSWGPLERTATATGTTAATDGPTVAVLYYRAHHMSGNTAFVDALCGAIEDAGGRALPLYVSSLRDPEPALIEELRAADAIVTTVLAAGGTKPATASAGGDDESWDAGALSGLDVPILQALCLTGSRSAWEENDEGVSPLDAASQIAVPEFDGRLITVPFSFKEIDEDGLPSYVADAERAARVAGIAVRHAKLRHIPAADKRIALVLSAYPTKHSRIGNAVGLDTPASAVALLRRLRAEGYGFGPEEEIPGLVSGDGDELIRALIEAGGHDQDWLTEEQLAANPVRIPAADYKRWYATLPGELRENVEQHWGPPPGEMFLDRSRNPEGDIVLAALRRGNLLILIQPPRGFGENPIAIYHDPDLPPSHHYLAAYRWIAASAADGGFGADAMIHLGKHGNLEWLPGKNAGLSAACGPDAALGDIPLIYPFLVNDPGEGTQAKRRVHATLIDHLVPPMARADSYGDIARLEQLLDEHAQIASMDPAKLPAIRAQIWTLIQAAKLDHDLGLEDRPEDEGFDEFIMHLDGWLCEIKDVQIRDGLHVLGNAPAGADRVNLVLAILRARQIWGGTTALPGLREALGLDESAATRTIADEAEDKARALVQLMDDADWDLAAIPADQPQQVRAILEFAAREVVPRLAATTAELDHAVHALNGGFVPAGPSGSPLRGLVNVLPTGRNFYSVDPKAVPSKLAWETGQALAESLVNRYRTDNGDWPTSVGLSLWGTSAMRTAGDDVAEAMALLGVRPVWDDASRRVTGLEAIPYEELGRPRIDVTLRISGFFRDAFPHTIGLLDDAVRLAASLDEPAEHNHVRAHTQADLAEHGDERRATTRIFGSRPGTYGAGLLQLIDSRDWRTDADLAEVYTVWGGYAYGRELDGRPARDEMETAYKRIAVAAKNTDTREHDIADSDDYFQYHGGMVATVRALRGTAPEAYIGDSTRPETVKTRTLVEETSRVFRARVVNPKWIEAMRRHGYKGAFELAATVDYLFGYDATTGVVADWMYDKLTETYVLDPANREFLQDANPWALHGIAERLLEAESRGMWAKPDPAVLEALRQVYLETEGDLEEGQG